A genomic region of Polypterus senegalus isolate Bchr_013 chromosome 17, ASM1683550v1, whole genome shotgun sequence contains the following coding sequences:
- the rnf157 gene encoding E3 ubiquitin ligase RNF157 isoform X5, translating into MGALTSRQNAGVEELDIPSNSVYRYPPKSGSYFASHFIMGGEKFDSTHPEGYLFGENTDLNFLGNRPVTFPYAAPPPQEPVKTLRSLINIRKDTLRLVRCSEEVKTPREEAGRSRMCYNVEFTFDADAQVAITIYYQAIEEFHNGMTTYIPQDSSLQSETVHFKRGVCQQFCLPSHTVILSEWSEEELLFDMERDVYPMVVQAVVDEGEDHLGHSHVLLATFEKHMDGSYCVKPLKQKQVVDGVSYLLQEIYGIENKYNTQESKVADDEISDNSAECVVCLSDVRDTLILPCRHLCLCNACADTLRYQANCCPICRLPFRALLQIRAMRKKSSPLSPTGFNPIIASQTSDSEEHSTSEHIPPGFEAVSLLEALNGPLTPSPSAPPLHSLTDGHISGMLPSYASDGHGLPTRGLSPLNCSSDSSQAFKLKKDFSESVSQNSSVLPEEDDEKSSSESDMRACQRKPTDDQVEDRGFTPESENLTLSSSGAIDRSSCTGTPLSSTITSPEDPVSSSLAQSVMSMASSQSQQSQLSTDTLSSMSGGAEGEQVETPVESRAPSQEEQHTPEENQDLKFLEIVSEDQDSEGNDIPEEEHACPAEDEAVKSDFCYGNDRRRASDQTSIHDSQVSGVSKIETI; encoded by the exons GGAGCTATTTTGCTAGTCACTTCATCATGGGTGGGGAAAAGTTTGACTCAACACATCCAGAGGGATATCTCTTTGGAGAGAACACTGACCTCAACTTCCTGGGCAACAGACCAGTGACG TTCCCCTACGCAGCCCCACCTCCTCAAGAGCCAGTTAAAACTCTCAGGAGCCTCATCAACATTCGCAAGGACACCTTGCGCCTTGTCAG GTGTAGTGAAGAGGTTAAAACTCCGCGAGAAGAAGCTGGCAGGAGCCGAATGTGCTATAATGTGGAGTTCACATTTGATGCAGATGCCCAGGTGGCCATCACCATTTACTATCAGGCTATTGAAGAGTTCCACAATGGCATGACAAC CTACATCCCCCAGGACAGCTCCCTGCAGTCTGAAACTGTGCACTTCAAGAGAGGTGTCTGCCAGCAGTTCTGTCTGCCATCACACACTGTTATTTTGTCCGAGTGGAGTGAAGAAGAG CTGCTATTTGACATGGAGAGGGATGTTTATCCTATGGTGGTACAGGCTGTGGTTGATGAAGGTGAAG atcACCTTGGGCATTCCCATGTACTACTGGCCACATTTGAAAAG CACATGGATGGAAGCTACTGTGTGAAGCCACTGAAACAAAAGCAAGTG GTTGATGGAGTCAGCTACCTCCTTCAGGAGATATATGGAATTGAGAACAAGTACAACACACAAGAATCAAAG GTGGCAGATGATGAGATAAGCGATAACAGTGCGGAGTGTGTTGTGTGCCTGTCAGATGTGCGTGATACACTCATTCTTCCATGCCGGCATCTCTGCTTGTGCAATGCGTGTGCTGACACTCTTCGCTACCAGGCTAACTGCTGCCCAATCTGCAGACTGC CATTCCGAGCCTTGCTGCAGATCCGGGCGATGAGAAAGAAATCAAGCCCCTTGTCACCAACTGGATTCAACCCTATCATTGCATCTCAGACCTCAGACTCCGAGGAGCACTCG ACATCTGAACACATTCCTCCAGGTTTTGAAGCAGTGTCTCTGCTAGAGGCTCTCAACGGCCCACTCACGCCTTCTCCTTCAGCTCCTCCTCTGCACAGCCTCACTGACGGCCACATCTCTGGGATGCTACCGTCCTATGCAAGTGATGGTCATGGCTTGCCAACGCGAGGTCTTTCTCCACTGAACTGCAGTAGTGACAGCAGTCAGGCTTTCAAACTGAAGAAAGACTTTTCTGA GTCTGTATCGCAGAATTCCTCTGTTCTGCCTGAAGAGGATGATGAAAAGTCAAGCAGTGAGTCAGACATGAGAGCATGTCAGAGGAAACCTACTGACGACCAAGTGGAG GACCGTGGATTTACCCCAGAGAGCGAGAACCTCACTCTTTCTTCATCTGGAGCCATTGATCGGTCTTCTTGTACAGGAACCCCTCTCTCTTCCACCATTACTTCGCCTGAAG atccagtgagcagcagtttggCTCAGTCTGTGATGTCAATGGCTTCATCGCAAAGCCAGCAGTCCCAACTGAGCACTGACACCCTCTCCTCTATGTCAGGTGGAGCTGAGGGGGAGCAAGTTGAGACCCCTGTGGAGAGTAGAGCACCATCTCAAGAAGAGCAG cacACTCCAGAGGAGAACCAGGATCTGAAGTTTCTAGAAATTGTCTCCGAGGACCAAGACTCTGAG GGAAACGACATCCCTGAAGAGGAGCATGCATGTCCTGCAGAGGATGAGG CAGTGAAATCAGACTTCTGTTATGGAAATGACAGGAGAAGAGCATCAGACCAGACCAGTATACATGATAGTCAAGTGAGTGGTGTGTCTAAGATAGAAACCATCTAG
- the rnf157 gene encoding E3 ubiquitin ligase RNF157 isoform X1, protein MGALTSRQNAGVEELDIPSNSVYRYPPKSGSYFASHFIMGGEKFDSTHPEGYLFGENTDLNFLGNRPVTFPYAAPPPQEPVKTLRSLINIRKDTLRLVRCSEEVKTPREEAGRSRMCYNVEFTFDADAQVAITIYYQAIEEFHNGMTTYIPQDSSLQSETVHFKRGVCQQFCLPSHTVILSEWSEEELLFDMERDVYPMVVQAVVDEGEDHLGHSHVLLATFEKHMDGSYCVKPLKQKQVVDGVSYLLQEIYGIENKYNTQESKVADDEISDNSAECVVCLSDVRDTLILPCRHLCLCNACADTLRYQANCCPICRLPFRALLQIRAMRKKSSPLSPTGFNPIIASQTSDSEEHSTSEHIPPGFEAVSLLEALNGPLTPSPSAPPLHSLTDGHISGMLPSYASDGHGLPTRGLSPLNCSSDSSQAFKLKKDFSESVSQNSSVLPEEDDEKSSSESDMRACQRKPTDDQVEDRGFTPESENLTLSSSGAIDRSSCTGTPLSSTITSPEDPVSSSLAQSVMSMASSQSQQSQLSTDTLSSMSGGAEGEQVETPVESRAPSQEEQHTPEENQDLKFLEIVSEDQDSEGNDIPEEEHACPAEDEGGRRRRRRRRRSTSEAPCLEYDNNNQGLAHSLTGLDNEPCIPGLESREEYRADQGRLRSLISTSNIDLEEDEDEEGRPLQLLHCGSLAV, encoded by the exons GGAGCTATTTTGCTAGTCACTTCATCATGGGTGGGGAAAAGTTTGACTCAACACATCCAGAGGGATATCTCTTTGGAGAGAACACTGACCTCAACTTCCTGGGCAACAGACCAGTGACG TTCCCCTACGCAGCCCCACCTCCTCAAGAGCCAGTTAAAACTCTCAGGAGCCTCATCAACATTCGCAAGGACACCTTGCGCCTTGTCAG GTGTAGTGAAGAGGTTAAAACTCCGCGAGAAGAAGCTGGCAGGAGCCGAATGTGCTATAATGTGGAGTTCACATTTGATGCAGATGCCCAGGTGGCCATCACCATTTACTATCAGGCTATTGAAGAGTTCCACAATGGCATGACAAC CTACATCCCCCAGGACAGCTCCCTGCAGTCTGAAACTGTGCACTTCAAGAGAGGTGTCTGCCAGCAGTTCTGTCTGCCATCACACACTGTTATTTTGTCCGAGTGGAGTGAAGAAGAG CTGCTATTTGACATGGAGAGGGATGTTTATCCTATGGTGGTACAGGCTGTGGTTGATGAAGGTGAAG atcACCTTGGGCATTCCCATGTACTACTGGCCACATTTGAAAAG CACATGGATGGAAGCTACTGTGTGAAGCCACTGAAACAAAAGCAAGTG GTTGATGGAGTCAGCTACCTCCTTCAGGAGATATATGGAATTGAGAACAAGTACAACACACAAGAATCAAAG GTGGCAGATGATGAGATAAGCGATAACAGTGCGGAGTGTGTTGTGTGCCTGTCAGATGTGCGTGATACACTCATTCTTCCATGCCGGCATCTCTGCTTGTGCAATGCGTGTGCTGACACTCTTCGCTACCAGGCTAACTGCTGCCCAATCTGCAGACTGC CATTCCGAGCCTTGCTGCAGATCCGGGCGATGAGAAAGAAATCAAGCCCCTTGTCACCAACTGGATTCAACCCTATCATTGCATCTCAGACCTCAGACTCCGAGGAGCACTCG ACATCTGAACACATTCCTCCAGGTTTTGAAGCAGTGTCTCTGCTAGAGGCTCTCAACGGCCCACTCACGCCTTCTCCTTCAGCTCCTCCTCTGCACAGCCTCACTGACGGCCACATCTCTGGGATGCTACCGTCCTATGCAAGTGATGGTCATGGCTTGCCAACGCGAGGTCTTTCTCCACTGAACTGCAGTAGTGACAGCAGTCAGGCTTTCAAACTGAAGAAAGACTTTTCTGA GTCTGTATCGCAGAATTCCTCTGTTCTGCCTGAAGAGGATGATGAAAAGTCAAGCAGTGAGTCAGACATGAGAGCATGTCAGAGGAAACCTACTGACGACCAAGTGGAG GACCGTGGATTTACCCCAGAGAGCGAGAACCTCACTCTTTCTTCATCTGGAGCCATTGATCGGTCTTCTTGTACAGGAACCCCTCTCTCTTCCACCATTACTTCGCCTGAAG atccagtgagcagcagtttggCTCAGTCTGTGATGTCAATGGCTTCATCGCAAAGCCAGCAGTCCCAACTGAGCACTGACACCCTCTCCTCTATGTCAGGTGGAGCTGAGGGGGAGCAAGTTGAGACCCCTGTGGAGAGTAGAGCACCATCTCAAGAAGAGCAG cacACTCCAGAGGAGAACCAGGATCTGAAGTTTCTAGAAATTGTCTCCGAGGACCAAGACTCTGAG GGAAACGACATCCCTGAAGAGGAGCATGCATGTCCTGCAGAGGATGAGG gtgggaggaggaggaggaggaggaggagaaggagcaCGAGTGAGGCCCCTTGCCTCGAGTATGACAATAACAATCAGGGCCTGGCGCACAGCTTGACAGGGTTGGACAATGAGCCCTGCATCCCCG GGTTGGAATCCAGGGAGGAGTACAGGGCAGATCAGGGGAGACTGAGGAGTCTCATCTCCACAAGCAACATAGACctggaagaagatgaagatgaggaAGGCAGACCCCTGCAGCTGCTTCACTGCGGGTCACTGGCGGTCTGA
- the rnf157 gene encoding E3 ubiquitin ligase RNF157 isoform X6: MGALTSRQNAGVEELDIPSNSVYRYPPKSGSYFASHFIMGGEKFDSTHPEGYLFGENTDLNFLGNRPVTFPYAAPPPQEPVKTLRSLINIRKDTLRLVRCSEEVKTPREEAGRSRMCYNVEFTFDADAQVAITIYYQAIEEFHNGMTTYIPQDSSLQSETVHFKRGVCQQFCLPSHTVILSEWSEEELLFDMERDVYPMVVQAVVDEGEDHLGHSHVLLATFEKHMDGSYCVKPLKQKQVVDGVSYLLQEIYGIENKYNTQESKVADDEISDNSAECVVCLSDVRDTLILPCRHLCLCNACADTLRYQANCCPICRLPFRALLQIRAMRKKSSPLSPTGFNPIIASQTSDSEEHSTSEHIPPGFEAVSLLEALNGPLTPSPSAPPLHSLTDGHISGMLPSYASDGHGLPTRGLSPLNCSSDSSQAFKLKKDFSESVSQNSSVLPEEDDEKSSSESDMRACQRKPTDDQVEDRGFTPESENLTLSSSGAIDRSSCTGTPLSSTITSPEDPVSSSLAQSVMSMASSQSQQSQLSTDTLSSMSGGAEGEQVETPVESRAPSQEEQGNDIPEEEHACPAEDEGLESREEYRADQGRLRSLISTSNIDLEEDEDEEGRPLQLLHCGSLAV; the protein is encoded by the exons GGAGCTATTTTGCTAGTCACTTCATCATGGGTGGGGAAAAGTTTGACTCAACACATCCAGAGGGATATCTCTTTGGAGAGAACACTGACCTCAACTTCCTGGGCAACAGACCAGTGACG TTCCCCTACGCAGCCCCACCTCCTCAAGAGCCAGTTAAAACTCTCAGGAGCCTCATCAACATTCGCAAGGACACCTTGCGCCTTGTCAG GTGTAGTGAAGAGGTTAAAACTCCGCGAGAAGAAGCTGGCAGGAGCCGAATGTGCTATAATGTGGAGTTCACATTTGATGCAGATGCCCAGGTGGCCATCACCATTTACTATCAGGCTATTGAAGAGTTCCACAATGGCATGACAAC CTACATCCCCCAGGACAGCTCCCTGCAGTCTGAAACTGTGCACTTCAAGAGAGGTGTCTGCCAGCAGTTCTGTCTGCCATCACACACTGTTATTTTGTCCGAGTGGAGTGAAGAAGAG CTGCTATTTGACATGGAGAGGGATGTTTATCCTATGGTGGTACAGGCTGTGGTTGATGAAGGTGAAG atcACCTTGGGCATTCCCATGTACTACTGGCCACATTTGAAAAG CACATGGATGGAAGCTACTGTGTGAAGCCACTGAAACAAAAGCAAGTG GTTGATGGAGTCAGCTACCTCCTTCAGGAGATATATGGAATTGAGAACAAGTACAACACACAAGAATCAAAG GTGGCAGATGATGAGATAAGCGATAACAGTGCGGAGTGTGTTGTGTGCCTGTCAGATGTGCGTGATACACTCATTCTTCCATGCCGGCATCTCTGCTTGTGCAATGCGTGTGCTGACACTCTTCGCTACCAGGCTAACTGCTGCCCAATCTGCAGACTGC CATTCCGAGCCTTGCTGCAGATCCGGGCGATGAGAAAGAAATCAAGCCCCTTGTCACCAACTGGATTCAACCCTATCATTGCATCTCAGACCTCAGACTCCGAGGAGCACTCG ACATCTGAACACATTCCTCCAGGTTTTGAAGCAGTGTCTCTGCTAGAGGCTCTCAACGGCCCACTCACGCCTTCTCCTTCAGCTCCTCCTCTGCACAGCCTCACTGACGGCCACATCTCTGGGATGCTACCGTCCTATGCAAGTGATGGTCATGGCTTGCCAACGCGAGGTCTTTCTCCACTGAACTGCAGTAGTGACAGCAGTCAGGCTTTCAAACTGAAGAAAGACTTTTCTGA GTCTGTATCGCAGAATTCCTCTGTTCTGCCTGAAGAGGATGATGAAAAGTCAAGCAGTGAGTCAGACATGAGAGCATGTCAGAGGAAACCTACTGACGACCAAGTGGAG GACCGTGGATTTACCCCAGAGAGCGAGAACCTCACTCTTTCTTCATCTGGAGCCATTGATCGGTCTTCTTGTACAGGAACCCCTCTCTCTTCCACCATTACTTCGCCTGAAG atccagtgagcagcagtttggCTCAGTCTGTGATGTCAATGGCTTCATCGCAAAGCCAGCAGTCCCAACTGAGCACTGACACCCTCTCCTCTATGTCAGGTGGAGCTGAGGGGGAGCAAGTTGAGACCCCTGTGGAGAGTAGAGCACCATCTCAAGAAGAGCAG GGAAACGACATCCCTGAAGAGGAGCATGCATGTCCTGCAGAGGATGAGG GGTTGGAATCCAGGGAGGAGTACAGGGCAGATCAGGGGAGACTGAGGAGTCTCATCTCCACAAGCAACATAGACctggaagaagatgaagatgaggaAGGCAGACCCCTGCAGCTGCTTCACTGCGGGTCACTGGCGGTCTGA
- the rnf157 gene encoding E3 ubiquitin ligase RNF157 isoform X3, whose product MGALTSRQNAGVEELDIPSNSVYRYPPKSGSYFASHFIMGGEKFDSTHPEGYLFGENTDLNFLGNRPVTFPYAAPPPQEPVKTLRSLINIRKDTLRLVRCSEEVKTPREEAGRSRMCYNVEFTFDADAQVAITIYYQAIEEFHNGMTTYIPQDSSLQSETVHFKRGVCQQFCLPSHTVILSEWSEEELLFDMERDVYPMVVQAVVDEGEDHLGHSHVLLATFEKHMDGSYCVKPLKQKQVVDGVSYLLQEIYGIENKYNTQESKVADDEISDNSAECVVCLSDVRDTLILPCRHLCLCNACADTLRYQANCCPICRLPFRALLQIRAMRKKSSPLSPTGFNPIIASQTSDSEEHSTSEHIPPGFEAVSLLEALNGPLTPSPSAPPLHSLTDGHISGMLPSYASDGHGLPTRGLSPLNCSSDSSQAFKLKKDFSESVSQNSSVLPEEDDEKSSSESDMRACQRKPTDDQVEDRGFTPESENLTLSSSGAIDRSSCTGTPLSSTITSPEGGAEGEQVETPVESRAPSQEEQHTPEENQDLKFLEIVSEDQDSEGNDIPEEEHACPAEDEGGRRRRRRRRRSTSEAPCLEYDNNNQGLAHSLTGLDNEPCIPGLESREEYRADQGRLRSLISTSNIDLEEDEDEEGRPLQLLHCGSLAV is encoded by the exons GGAGCTATTTTGCTAGTCACTTCATCATGGGTGGGGAAAAGTTTGACTCAACACATCCAGAGGGATATCTCTTTGGAGAGAACACTGACCTCAACTTCCTGGGCAACAGACCAGTGACG TTCCCCTACGCAGCCCCACCTCCTCAAGAGCCAGTTAAAACTCTCAGGAGCCTCATCAACATTCGCAAGGACACCTTGCGCCTTGTCAG GTGTAGTGAAGAGGTTAAAACTCCGCGAGAAGAAGCTGGCAGGAGCCGAATGTGCTATAATGTGGAGTTCACATTTGATGCAGATGCCCAGGTGGCCATCACCATTTACTATCAGGCTATTGAAGAGTTCCACAATGGCATGACAAC CTACATCCCCCAGGACAGCTCCCTGCAGTCTGAAACTGTGCACTTCAAGAGAGGTGTCTGCCAGCAGTTCTGTCTGCCATCACACACTGTTATTTTGTCCGAGTGGAGTGAAGAAGAG CTGCTATTTGACATGGAGAGGGATGTTTATCCTATGGTGGTACAGGCTGTGGTTGATGAAGGTGAAG atcACCTTGGGCATTCCCATGTACTACTGGCCACATTTGAAAAG CACATGGATGGAAGCTACTGTGTGAAGCCACTGAAACAAAAGCAAGTG GTTGATGGAGTCAGCTACCTCCTTCAGGAGATATATGGAATTGAGAACAAGTACAACACACAAGAATCAAAG GTGGCAGATGATGAGATAAGCGATAACAGTGCGGAGTGTGTTGTGTGCCTGTCAGATGTGCGTGATACACTCATTCTTCCATGCCGGCATCTCTGCTTGTGCAATGCGTGTGCTGACACTCTTCGCTACCAGGCTAACTGCTGCCCAATCTGCAGACTGC CATTCCGAGCCTTGCTGCAGATCCGGGCGATGAGAAAGAAATCAAGCCCCTTGTCACCAACTGGATTCAACCCTATCATTGCATCTCAGACCTCAGACTCCGAGGAGCACTCG ACATCTGAACACATTCCTCCAGGTTTTGAAGCAGTGTCTCTGCTAGAGGCTCTCAACGGCCCACTCACGCCTTCTCCTTCAGCTCCTCCTCTGCACAGCCTCACTGACGGCCACATCTCTGGGATGCTACCGTCCTATGCAAGTGATGGTCATGGCTTGCCAACGCGAGGTCTTTCTCCACTGAACTGCAGTAGTGACAGCAGTCAGGCTTTCAAACTGAAGAAAGACTTTTCTGA GTCTGTATCGCAGAATTCCTCTGTTCTGCCTGAAGAGGATGATGAAAAGTCAAGCAGTGAGTCAGACATGAGAGCATGTCAGAGGAAACCTACTGACGACCAAGTGGAG GACCGTGGATTTACCCCAGAGAGCGAGAACCTCACTCTTTCTTCATCTGGAGCCATTGATCGGTCTTCTTGTACAGGAACCCCTCTCTCTTCCACCATTACTTCGCCTGAAG GTGGAGCTGAGGGGGAGCAAGTTGAGACCCCTGTGGAGAGTAGAGCACCATCTCAAGAAGAGCAG cacACTCCAGAGGAGAACCAGGATCTGAAGTTTCTAGAAATTGTCTCCGAGGACCAAGACTCTGAG GGAAACGACATCCCTGAAGAGGAGCATGCATGTCCTGCAGAGGATGAGG gtgggaggaggaggaggaggaggaggagaaggagcaCGAGTGAGGCCCCTTGCCTCGAGTATGACAATAACAATCAGGGCCTGGCGCACAGCTTGACAGGGTTGGACAATGAGCCCTGCATCCCCG GGTTGGAATCCAGGGAGGAGTACAGGGCAGATCAGGGGAGACTGAGGAGTCTCATCTCCACAAGCAACATAGACctggaagaagatgaagatgaggaAGGCAGACCCCTGCAGCTGCTTCACTGCGGGTCACTGGCGGTCTGA
- the rnf157 gene encoding E3 ubiquitin ligase RNF157 isoform X2, whose protein sequence is MGALTSRQNAGVEELDIPSNSVYRYPPKSGSYFASHFIMGGEKFDSTHPEGYLFGENTDLNFLGNRPVTFPYAAPPPQEPVKTLRSLINIRKDTLRLVRCSEEVKTPREEAGRSRMCYNVEFTFDADAQVAITIYYQAIEEFHNGMTTYIPQDSSLQSETVHFKRGVCQQFCLPSHTVILSEWSEEELLFDMERDVYPMVVQAVVDEGEDHLGHSHVLLATFEKHMDGSYCVKPLKQKQVVDGVSYLLQEIYGIENKYNTQESKVADDEISDNSAECVVCLSDVRDTLILPCRHLCLCNACADTLRYQANCCPICRLPFRALLQIRAMRKKSSPLSPTGFNPIIASQTSDSEEHSTSEHIPPGFEAVSLLEALNGPLTPSPSAPPLHSLTDGHISGMLPSYASDGHGLPTRGLSPLNCSSDSSQAFKLKKDFSESVSQNSSVLPEEDDEKSSSESDMRACQRKPTDDQVEDRGFTPESENLTLSSSGAIDRSSCTGTPLSSTITSPEDPVSSSLAQSVMSMASSQSQQSQLSTDTLSSMSGGAEGEQVETPVESRAPSQEEQGNDIPEEEHACPAEDEGGRRRRRRRRRSTSEAPCLEYDNNNQGLAHSLTGLDNEPCIPGLESREEYRADQGRLRSLISTSNIDLEEDEDEEGRPLQLLHCGSLAV, encoded by the exons GGAGCTATTTTGCTAGTCACTTCATCATGGGTGGGGAAAAGTTTGACTCAACACATCCAGAGGGATATCTCTTTGGAGAGAACACTGACCTCAACTTCCTGGGCAACAGACCAGTGACG TTCCCCTACGCAGCCCCACCTCCTCAAGAGCCAGTTAAAACTCTCAGGAGCCTCATCAACATTCGCAAGGACACCTTGCGCCTTGTCAG GTGTAGTGAAGAGGTTAAAACTCCGCGAGAAGAAGCTGGCAGGAGCCGAATGTGCTATAATGTGGAGTTCACATTTGATGCAGATGCCCAGGTGGCCATCACCATTTACTATCAGGCTATTGAAGAGTTCCACAATGGCATGACAAC CTACATCCCCCAGGACAGCTCCCTGCAGTCTGAAACTGTGCACTTCAAGAGAGGTGTCTGCCAGCAGTTCTGTCTGCCATCACACACTGTTATTTTGTCCGAGTGGAGTGAAGAAGAG CTGCTATTTGACATGGAGAGGGATGTTTATCCTATGGTGGTACAGGCTGTGGTTGATGAAGGTGAAG atcACCTTGGGCATTCCCATGTACTACTGGCCACATTTGAAAAG CACATGGATGGAAGCTACTGTGTGAAGCCACTGAAACAAAAGCAAGTG GTTGATGGAGTCAGCTACCTCCTTCAGGAGATATATGGAATTGAGAACAAGTACAACACACAAGAATCAAAG GTGGCAGATGATGAGATAAGCGATAACAGTGCGGAGTGTGTTGTGTGCCTGTCAGATGTGCGTGATACACTCATTCTTCCATGCCGGCATCTCTGCTTGTGCAATGCGTGTGCTGACACTCTTCGCTACCAGGCTAACTGCTGCCCAATCTGCAGACTGC CATTCCGAGCCTTGCTGCAGATCCGGGCGATGAGAAAGAAATCAAGCCCCTTGTCACCAACTGGATTCAACCCTATCATTGCATCTCAGACCTCAGACTCCGAGGAGCACTCG ACATCTGAACACATTCCTCCAGGTTTTGAAGCAGTGTCTCTGCTAGAGGCTCTCAACGGCCCACTCACGCCTTCTCCTTCAGCTCCTCCTCTGCACAGCCTCACTGACGGCCACATCTCTGGGATGCTACCGTCCTATGCAAGTGATGGTCATGGCTTGCCAACGCGAGGTCTTTCTCCACTGAACTGCAGTAGTGACAGCAGTCAGGCTTTCAAACTGAAGAAAGACTTTTCTGA GTCTGTATCGCAGAATTCCTCTGTTCTGCCTGAAGAGGATGATGAAAAGTCAAGCAGTGAGTCAGACATGAGAGCATGTCAGAGGAAACCTACTGACGACCAAGTGGAG GACCGTGGATTTACCCCAGAGAGCGAGAACCTCACTCTTTCTTCATCTGGAGCCATTGATCGGTCTTCTTGTACAGGAACCCCTCTCTCTTCCACCATTACTTCGCCTGAAG atccagtgagcagcagtttggCTCAGTCTGTGATGTCAATGGCTTCATCGCAAAGCCAGCAGTCCCAACTGAGCACTGACACCCTCTCCTCTATGTCAGGTGGAGCTGAGGGGGAGCAAGTTGAGACCCCTGTGGAGAGTAGAGCACCATCTCAAGAAGAGCAG GGAAACGACATCCCTGAAGAGGAGCATGCATGTCCTGCAGAGGATGAGG gtgggaggaggaggaggaggaggaggagaaggagcaCGAGTGAGGCCCCTTGCCTCGAGTATGACAATAACAATCAGGGCCTGGCGCACAGCTTGACAGGGTTGGACAATGAGCCCTGCATCCCCG GGTTGGAATCCAGGGAGGAGTACAGGGCAGATCAGGGGAGACTGAGGAGTCTCATCTCCACAAGCAACATAGACctggaagaagatgaagatgaggaAGGCAGACCCCTGCAGCTGCTTCACTGCGGGTCACTGGCGGTCTGA